AGTGCGTTGATTATCACATCATATGTCTTGTCGATTTCGGGTAGTTTTACTGGCTCTTTCATATAATCACCGAGCGTCCGATCGTTTACCTTATACACCCCAGTTCCAAACTTTTGTTTCGTCTTTTCGTCCTTGTAATAGGCATAATTGAACTCAAAAAGCGCATCAGAGCTAGGCTCGATATTCAACTTTTTACTCTCCAGTTGTATTGGTTCCAGATCACGATATAATTCCGCCTTAGTGAAACCAGGCAGACTCCCGATGGGAATGTCACTGAAACTCTTAGAGGGATCCAAATTACTGCAATCTTTACAAAACCACCActgtttttttatataacCCATCATTTTATTACAGCCATTTATCATACGAATGGTATTCGTGTTGGCCTCCAGTTTCACTAAAATTGTATACCTTTGTCCAACCGCTAAAGTCAACGTTTCTACAATGAACGGTTTAACTAGAATACCGTCAGTTTCTAGAATAATTAATTTATATCCATCGAGGTGAACGACTTGGGTACCGGACATGCCTACGtttattattcttaatCGTAGATATTTAGTGTCAGTCCCCAATTTGATGGCTTCGCTATTAGAAGATTTTCCATTTATCAATGAACCATCAAGCTTGGGATCAGTGCCTCCGGTAGGTGACAAAACTCtatctttcaaaatgtcCAAATTCCAATCGGCATACCAATCACTTAAAGTTATAACTTCTTCTTGCACTTCATGTTTTGCGAATTTCTTGCCGTTTGTCTGCTTTTCCATCGCGACAATAGGGTTGAGTAATATCTCGACTTCACTCACAGAGTTAACGGTCTCCTCTATATGATTATTGTATTCGTCGCATTCGATTATCATGACACCCCTCAAGCCATCACCATATTGTACCGATGAATGCGAATGGTACCAATAAGTACCACAGGTTGATTTATCAATGGTGAAATTGTACCAATAACTTTCCCCGTGACGAATGGTAGGCTGTGTTAATTCAGGGATCCCATCGAATTTGTTAGGTAAAGGTACAACCCCATGGAAATGTAAAGCTGtggaacaataatcttTCCAAACAACACCGTCATTACCGGcttcttctcttgaacATATCCTGTTGGTTAACTTCAAATTGAGCGTATCACCAGCTCGAACCCGAATTTCTGGGCCAAACGTACCATTGTTGTCATTTATAGAGATGAACCTTCTCTTATCTGGGGCGTATTTGCTAGCTACATTAAAGTACATCACATGTGTTTTGCTTTCGCCAGCGGCCGTTATCAATTTGAACAATGCCAACATTGTTATTGATACCCGAAGCATTTTCAGGAAGATTCTCGTCATTTTTAAACAGCTTTCCTCGAGTTTCTACTATATTATCAAACAACTTTGTTTAACCGCCCAAGATATGGTACTTTATGAATTAGAACCTTTATATGGGCCCCATTACGATGTATATGCGTCTCTCTCTTCGATATTCTccgaaaaaggaaaccgACGCCGAAAAATTAATGGTTGCTAAGAGATTCGAACTCTTGCATCTTACGATACCTGAGTATTCCCACAGTTGACTGCGGTCAagaagttttcttgaatcaGGCGCCTTAGACCGCTCGGCCAAACAACCAATAAATTGCTGAAAAtgtttcattattataGATCCATATAATACCGTTATTTCATTCTTTCCACGACAAAACCTGCTGCCAGAAATTGTTTTGCTGAAGatatgttggaacaagtaggttcatcattattcacattgttggaacaataatcaactatccatcaattactagtacagctgattaatacattcaatcatgttggaacaagtaggttcatcattattcacataactagtcatCATTACCATCTGAAGTActcagattgtattctaaagtgTACTTCGTATATGTTACACAGATGTCGTATCTTTGGTAGGATGAAGGaatgctaaacgagctgttcaGAGAGTGGGCTtaactgaaatcaaagatccattaattgaacatcaacttgtaatttatatataaatgatatgagtcgttacattgaacttatggtagattccctagtttattattatattgaacatatttaacatgtccaatcggcgtgtgttttatatacctctcttatatagtataagaaagagttctgctttttattcttaattaatactactaattatcaacaaatcacgtagctagaagattatcatatacgaTATTAAGgagatgacaaaaattattagaccagtgaaataagattcaggacagtcatcaaatttagtggaagctgaagtgcaaggattgataatgcaataggatcaatgaataaagacgtataaaatgaagaaagaaataagaataagattatgtaaaagtgttgattccctttcgtggattcctaaatccatgaggagaacttctagtatatcctatatacataatattattaaccttatcaaaaatggaatcccaacaaatgtcacaagattttaatggtcagtacacataactagtccttgtttcacgatgaagaatgttgaaatgacgttctattgatgggtgcacttggagtcaaagatccattaattgaacatcaacttggaatttatatataaatgatatgagtcgttacattgaacttatagtaaattccctagtttatttttatgttgaaaatacttaatatgtccaatcggcgtgtgtttatatacctctcttatataagtataagaaagatttctgcttttattcttaattaatactagtaattatcaacagaaAGAATAATTAACATGATTCTGTGTTCAAATTCTAGAAAGTAAAACAGGTATTTAAACGGCAATTAACATGATAATTTACGGTGAATATAATAGTACATAGAGTCCAATACCTCCATAGGGTTGTCATTTAAAAATTAACAGGGagggagaaaaaaaagcaacaatAATATAAGCAAAATAATgtaacaaagaaaagaaaaccaaaccagagaagaaaaaagtaaaaactaaaagtagaaaaaagtCACCAGTTACTATTTTTCTAGAACGCCTTCCTTACTCAAGACgttttcaacttcattAACCAGCTTCTTGACAGCTTTGAATGCACCAGAAACTTTTTTAAACTGCACAACACTCATCTTACCTCTTGGGTAAATGCTGATTTCGAACAATGTTGAAcgtaaagaaaatatatttTCGCTCGATAGTTTTCCTGTTAAGGTCAGATTGTTAGGATGtgatttgatattttttaatcCATACTGAGTCCAACCACGTAAAAGTTTTTCCAAACCATTAAATAGCTGTTTTGCCGAAACCTTAGCATATAGTTCTACTGATTTGTCCGAGGTAGAGgactttgaaaattttctgaaaaatgagCCATTCCCACTTATATTCCTATCCTTCTTAGGCTCTCTCGGATGACTTTTTACCTGCGGGCCACTATCGTTTGCTCTTGTCTTTTGAACAGATTTATTCAATGGGGGTTCTATATCTTTTGCTCCTTTCgcatctttttcttgatcctCTCGTCCCTCTTCTCCTTTctcctctttttcttcctcttttccaGTATGTGACGAAGAGTCTGATTGTGGTATCATCGACTTAACCTTTGGCTGTATCCCAAGAACGTCTTCGTCCTTCTGCTTATTCACTTCATCGCCACCATTTAAGGGTGGAAGTGTTGGAAGATGCAAATTTTCggtttccttttcgttGGTAGAAGCATTAAAACGATCAGCAAAGTTTAGTTTTAGTGCACTCTTGTCTTTGATTGTAGAATCGCCGACATCGTACAATCTCTCGTCGTTCGAGCTATTTCCGGTATACTCAGCTTCTTCATTGacagtttcaaaaagaaattctgAATCATCCGCACTTTTTGGCGTTGGAATTCTTTGACTTTGTTGTTTATGAACGTCGATATTGCCgtttttcaagatgtcAACCAAATTGGTGAATGATTCCTTTGAGGAGTACATCGATAAGACGGAGAGCCTTTTATTCGATTCACTAAAATGCCTTGATTTTCTGGTAAACTGCGGTACTCTAACCTCAGAGATTTTTCTTAATTCACCATTGGATAGAAGGTCTCCCGTAGTTGGTGCTATATGATCCTCTAATTGAGAATAGCCCCTCGCATCCTTTGGAAGAACCAAAGACCCATAGTCGTCGCTCGGATCTGATACTATCCTCTCTTCGGACAATCTCTGCGGAGGAACCATACTTGGATATTCCATTTTGGacaatttcaattctttttcaatattaaATGATGAACCGAGAAATTTGGATCTCCTGATagtttcaagaattttcttttctgttgtGAGTCTCTCGTTTTCAGTTCTCTTTGGTTCCACTGCACTCTCCTTCTCAACAGGACTTGAAAACATTATGCCAGGATCAAGTCTTGACACAGGTCTAGtttgtaaagaaaaattgcgGCGGCGGAGAATGTTATCGATGTCAACTTCCAAAtgattgatatttttttcttcactcTCCATAGGAGCAGAGATCGACCTAATGTTACCATCCGgtttttcctctttgtgTTTGGACAACTCATGTTCCAAATCGCTTATATCAATTTCAATCTGCTTCTTAAGTTCCTgctgctttcttttcaattcttccttttccaaaacttTCCTGGagtgttctttttcttcttgcttgCGCTTTCTACGTTCTAGCTCTTCACGTGCTTTAGCTTCTCTCACCTTAAGCTCTAActccttcttctcttttcttattttttcgtACTTCtcatattcaaaaatctcATCTATAAGAGTTGCAAAATTAGAGCTCGTTCtctttgtttccttttcaatatatTCCCAGTCGTCATCCGCAGCCAACTTGGCATATGTTGACATTAGTTTTGTTGTCACTGACTCGCGCTTCATACTAGGTATCAATGACAACTTCTTTGTGGATCTGGAGgtttttttgttcctcTTAGCAGTGGAAAAGACAGAGGCCCTCCTTTGATTTTTATCCACATTTATAATCGAAGTTCTTTTATTACGTGATGCCGGTGTTGGGGAAGCCTGATTAACAATTGTAGATAATCTCTTCTTTGAcgagaaatttttggaaagacGTTTGGAAGAACCAGGAGTAGTTAAATTGCTGGATGAAGCACTGGAAGCGGTGAATTTATTAAAGGATATTGGCTTTTTGCGAGATGACGTCACGCTAATTATAGATTCCCTATTTTTCCTGCGTTGTGGAGTTGTCGATATTTTATTGGGAGAAGAAGTAGATACACTACTAATCGACTGCCTTTTCTTAATTTGCTGTTGCCTGATAAGTTCCTTTTGAGTATCGCATTTGAATCTATACAATAGCGCATATAAAGTCTTTTCGGCATTGGCGCCAGGCTCTTTTAACTTCTCCTTGATTCCATCAGGATCTCTTCCATGCCATAATATTACTAAGTTTTGCAGAATGGTGGCATCAATCGAAGAATTGCTTTCTGATAATGGCGTTAGGTATGTATCTTCTCTTGGCAAGCCTCTAATACTCTTGGAATCTCTTATACTCGGGTATTTTTGCAATAGTGGATGTTTGAGTATATCTCTTGCTttgattcttcttttaGGGTCAACTGTTAAGATCTTACAAATCAAATCCTGAGCTTCACGTGAAACCTCATCATCAGAAGGTAATTCGAACTGACCCTTCTGAACTTTCAACAACAGTGTTCTTATATTCCCATCTTCCTCATCAAAAGGCAACCGACCAGTAAGAAGAGCGAATAGGATCACACCACATGACCATACATCACTGGCGAAACCTTGATACGGTATACCAGATACAATTTCAGGTGCAGCATAGTGAGGGGACCCGCACGATGTCTCTAGCAATTTTCCTTCGGTTTCTAATGCCGCCATCCCAAAATCAGCAATCTTTATGTTATATTTATGATCTAATAGTAGGTTTTCTGGTTTCAGATCACGATGGACAATACCGAGAGCATGACAGTATGAAACACCAATAATAATTTGTCTAAAAAACCTAATggcttcattttctggtAGCGGACCTCTCTCAACTAGGAGGTTGAACAACTCTCCCTTTTCTGCGTATTCCAATACAAGGTACAAATCTGTATTTGTTTCCCAAACGTCATATAAACGTAGCACATTTGGATGATTTAACAACTTCATGATGATTATCTCACGTTCTATACCATAAGGTAAAGCGTCTGGAGTGATAG
This is a stretch of genomic DNA from Saccharomyces kudriavzevii IFO 1802 strain IFO1802 genome assembly, chromosome: 4. It encodes these proteins:
- the GMC1 gene encoding putative oxidoreductase (similar to Saccharomyces cerevisiae GMC1 (YDR506C); ancestral locus Anc_1.54), whose protein sequence is MTRIFLKMLRVSITMLALFKLITAAGESKTHVMYFNVASKYAPDKRRFISINDNNGTFGPEIRVRAGDTLNLKLTNRICSREEAGNDGVVWKDYCSTALHFHGVVPLPNKFDGIPELTQPTIRHGESYWYNFTIDKSTCGTYWYHSHSSVQYGDGLRGVMIIECDEYNNHIEETVNSVSEVEILLNPIVAMEKQTNGKKFAKHEVQEEVITLSDWYADWNLDILKDRVLSPTGGTDPKLDGSLINGKSSNSEAIKLGTDTKYLRLRIINVGMSGTQVVHLDGYKLIILETDGILVKPFIVETLTLAVGQRYTILVKLEANTNTIRMINGCNKMMGYIKKQWWFCKDCSNLDPSKSFSDIPIGSLPGFTKAELYRDLEPIQLESKKLNIEPSSDALFEFNYAYYKDEKTKQKFGTGVYKVNDRTLGDYMKEPVKLPEIDKTYDVIINALDHMRHPWHMHGHHFQIISLGTGGEGQLHRDVQEGKAWNRYQDDLRHWTRTGRAPMVRDSINIAGNSYAVLRIKTELPGKWLLHCHVDWHMMKGLGVVFEVPEVTSDGAKLATTTALPFPTKEPSPSAVVQPVVTHQNKSKVIAIYIFIMCAIDGVFYWLLM
- the GIN4 gene encoding protein kinase GIN4 (similar to Saccharomyces cerevisiae KCC4 (YCL024W) and GIN4 (YDR507C); ancestral locus Anc_1.52), producing the protein MAVNGNSVPAIKDNTIGPWKLGETLGLGSTGKVQLARNKSTGQEAAVKVISKAVFNAGNMSGTSIVGSITPDALPYGIEREIIIMKLLNHPNVLRLYDVWETNTDLYLVLEYAEKGELFNLLVERGPLPENEAIRFFRQIIIGVSYCHALGIVHRDLKPENLLLDHKYNIKIADFGMAALETEGKLLETSCGSPHYAAPEIVSGIPYQGFASDVWSCGVILFALLTGRLPFDEEDGNIRTLLLKVQKGQFELPSDDEVSREAQDLICKILTVDPKRRIKARDILKHPLLQKYPSIRDSKSIRGLPREDTYLTPLSESNSSIDATILQNLVILWHGRDPDGIKEKLKEPGANAEKTLYALLYRFKCDTQKELIRQQQIKKRQSISSVSTSSPNKISTTPQRRKNRESIISVTSSRKKPISFNKFTASSASSSNLTTPGSSKRLSKNFSSKKRLSTIVNQASPTPASRNKRTSIINVDKNQRRASVFSTAKRNKKTSRSTKKLSLIPSMKRESVTTKLMSTYAKLAADDDWEYIEKETKRTSSNFATLIDEIFEYEKYEKIRKEKKELELKVREAKAREELERRKRKQEEKEHSRKVLEKEELKRKQQELKKQIEIDISDLEHELSKHKEEKPDGNIRSISAPMESEEKNINHLEVDIDNILRRRNFSLQTRPVSRLDPGIMFSSPVEKESAVEPKRTENERLTTEKKILETIRRSKFLGSSFNIEKELKLSKMEYPSMVPPQRLSEERIVSDPSDDYGSLVLPKDARGYSQLEDHIAPTTGDLLSNGELRKISEVRVPQFTRKSRHFSESNKRLSVLSMYSSKESFTNLVDILKNGNIDVHKQQSQRIPTPKSADDSEFLFETVNEEAEYTGNSSNDERLYDVGDSTIKDKSALKLNFADRFNASTNEKETENLHLPTLPPLNGGDEVNKQKDEDVLGIQPKVKSMIPQSDSSSHTGKEEEKEEKGEEGREDQEKDAKGAKDIEPPLNKSVQKTRANDSGPQVKSHPREPKKDRNISGNGSFFRKFSKSSTSDKSVELYAKVSAKQLFNGLEKLLRGWTQYGLKNIKSHPNNLTLTGKLSSENIFSLRSTLFEISIYPRGKMSVVQFKKVSGAFKAVKKLVNEVENVLSKEGVLEK